A stretch of the Prochlorococcus marinus str. MIT 0918 genome encodes the following:
- the sds gene encoding solanesyl diphosphate synthase has product MAAVTNLLQPVELDLESLLIDLRELIGAGHPILQAAAEHLFSAGGKRIRPGIVLLLSRALTNDGELSPRHRRLAEITEMIHTASLVHDDVVDEASTRRGVETVHSRFNYRVAVLAGDFLFAQASWHLANLNNLDVVKLLSRVIMDLADGEVKQGLYRYDPKQTFDDYLEKSYCKTASLIANSAQAVGVLSGVSEEKLKSLYDFGKQLGLAFQVVDDILDFTASEKQLGKPSASDLGSGYLTAPALYALQENPTLSEFIQRRFSLEGDLEKALHLVRESNAITLSRSLAETYASNAYKSIEWVPESDYKKALLDLPEYVLSRLY; this is encoded by the coding sequence ATGGCCGCAGTAACCAACTTGCTTCAGCCCGTAGAGCTAGATCTTGAGTCGCTCCTTATAGATCTTCGCGAGTTAATTGGTGCTGGTCATCCAATTCTTCAAGCAGCAGCAGAACATTTATTTAGTGCAGGGGGTAAACGTATAAGACCTGGAATAGTTCTCTTACTTTCTAGGGCTTTAACTAATGATGGTGAACTGTCTCCTAGGCATAGAAGATTAGCTGAGATTACTGAAATGATTCATACAGCTTCTCTGGTTCATGATGATGTTGTAGATGAAGCTTCTACTCGAAGAGGAGTTGAAACAGTTCATAGTCGATTTAATTACCGAGTAGCAGTATTAGCAGGAGATTTCCTTTTTGCTCAAGCCAGTTGGCATCTTGCTAATTTAAATAATTTAGATGTAGTTAAACTTTTAAGTAGAGTTATCATGGATTTAGCTGATGGTGAAGTAAAACAAGGTTTATATCGTTATGATCCTAAGCAAACTTTTGATGACTATTTAGAAAAAAGTTATTGTAAAACCGCTTCATTGATTGCAAACAGTGCCCAAGCTGTAGGGGTATTAAGTGGAGTCTCTGAGGAAAAATTAAAATCTTTATATGATTTTGGAAAGCAACTTGGACTTGCTTTTCAAGTTGTTGATGACATACTTGATTTCACAGCTAGTGAGAAGCAATTAGGTAAACCTTCTGCAAGTGATTTAGGCAGTGGTTACCTTACCGCACCTGCCCTTTATGCACTCCAAGAAAATCCAACTCTTTCTGAATTTATTCAAAGAAGATTCTCTTTAGAAGGAGATCTTGAGAAGGCATTGCATCTTGTAAGAGAGTCAAATGCAATTACTCTCTCTAGATCTTTAGCTGAAACTTATGCAAGTAATGCCTATAAATCTATCGAGTGGGTTCCAGAATCAGATTATAAAAAAGCATTGCTTGATTTACCTGAATATGTTTTGTCTAGATTGTATTAG
- the murI gene encoding glutamate racemase: MNFRIGLFDSGVGGFTVLKSIQDRHSDVSTLYLADTGRVPYGSKKTSDIRMIAREVIEWLTQQNIHAVVVACNTTNSLAIDIIKNFSNLPVFELIESSSEFIFESRIGVLSTPLTAASKAYTKNILSFNPNAFVIEQGCPEFVPMIEGCLSNKKSLEETVRKHLRPLLEANVQSIVLGCSHYPLLNSIFEELLPENIRLIDPSLYLSRKLDDLLRSANDPNHKHQSIASTRFYVTSDPSGFASKVKYWMGITPEIQVISLQSKSCVF, translated from the coding sequence TTGAACTTTCGAATAGGATTATTTGATAGTGGAGTTGGAGGCTTCACTGTTCTTAAGAGTATTCAAGATCGTCATTCAGATGTTAGTACATTGTATTTGGCTGATACAGGAAGAGTTCCTTATGGTTCAAAGAAAACTAGTGATATAAGAATGATTGCAAGAGAGGTTATTGAATGGTTAACTCAGCAAAATATTCACGCTGTTGTAGTTGCATGTAATACTACTAATTCTCTAGCTATTGATATAATTAAAAACTTTTCAAACCTTCCAGTTTTTGAGCTTATTGAGTCTTCTTCTGAATTTATCTTTGAATCAAGAATTGGAGTATTGTCTACTCCTTTAACTGCTGCCTCAAAGGCATATACAAAAAATATTTTGTCTTTTAATCCAAATGCTTTTGTAATTGAACAAGGCTGTCCAGAATTTGTTCCGATGATAGAGGGATGCCTTTCAAACAAAAAATCTCTTGAAGAGACTGTAAGGAAACATCTTAGACCTCTTTTAGAAGCTAATGTTCAATCAATTGTTCTTGGTTGTAGTCATTATCCACTTCTTAATTCAATTTTTGAAGAATTACTTCCTGAAAATATTCGTTTAATAGACCCATCACTTTACTTATCTAGGAAATTGGATGATTTATTAAGATCTGCTAATGATCCTAATCATAAGCATCAAAGCATTGCTAGCACAAGGTTTTATGTCACTTCAGACCCCTCTGGATTCGCATCAAAAGTGAAATATTGGATGGGAATTACACCTGAAATTCAAGTTATTTCTCTTCAATCTAAGTCGTGTGTCTTCTAA
- the aroA gene encoding 3-phosphoshikimate 1-carboxyvinyltransferase, whose protein sequence is MKITDCEASLREIKSGGSLVGTVTVPGDKSISHRSLLFGAIAEGETTIKGLLPADDPKNTANCLKDMGVKISPINSTEIVKVEGVGLDGFQEPEKVLDCGNSGTTMRLLLGLLVGRKNRHFILTGDKSLSKRPMRRAGQPLKLMGAKIDGRSNGEFAPLSVKGEQLHGAIIGTPVASAQIKSAILLAALTAEGSTTVIEPANSRDHTERMLKAFGANIEISGEMGRHITIKPGSNLKGTHIEVPGDISSAAFWLVAGSIVPGSDITIKNVGLNPTRTGILEILHQMGANISYLNTKEIAGEPVGDIKVVHSPQLKPFKLDGEIIPKLVDEVPILTVAACFCNGVSEITGASELRIKETDRLEVMTRQLRNMGAKIEEHEDGLTVYGGNKLLGTEVDSETDHRVAMSLAIAALLADGNSTLSRSNAASVSYPEFWNELSKLQS, encoded by the coding sequence TTGAAGATAACAGACTGCGAAGCTTCATTACGTGAAATCAAAAGTGGTGGAAGTTTAGTGGGAACTGTTACTGTCCCAGGAGACAAGTCGATATCACACCGATCTCTTCTTTTTGGCGCAATCGCTGAGGGGGAAACTACTATAAAAGGTTTATTGCCTGCAGATGATCCTAAGAACACTGCGAATTGCTTAAAGGATATGGGTGTAAAGATCAGTCCAATTAATTCTACTGAGATTGTAAAAGTAGAGGGTGTTGGATTAGATGGATTTCAAGAGCCTGAAAAAGTTCTTGATTGTGGTAATTCAGGAACAACAATGAGATTACTACTTGGCTTACTTGTTGGAAGAAAAAACAGACATTTTATTTTAACTGGTGATAAATCATTAAGTAAAAGACCAATGAGAAGAGCAGGGCAGCCCTTAAAATTAATGGGTGCAAAGATTGATGGTAGATCAAATGGAGAATTTGCTCCATTATCCGTAAAAGGTGAACAACTTCATGGAGCAATAATTGGAACACCTGTAGCCAGTGCACAAATTAAGTCAGCGATACTACTCGCGGCTTTAACAGCTGAAGGTTCAACAACAGTAATTGAACCTGCAAATTCTAGGGATCATACGGAAAGAATGCTCAAGGCTTTTGGCGCAAATATAGAAATCAGTGGAGAAATGGGCAGGCATATAACTATAAAGCCTGGCTCCAATTTAAAAGGAACACATATTGAAGTGCCAGGTGATATTAGTTCTGCCGCATTTTGGTTAGTAGCAGGGTCAATAGTTCCTGGCTCCGACATAACCATAAAGAATGTAGGTCTTAATCCAACAAGGACTGGGATCCTTGAAATACTCCATCAAATGGGAGCAAATATTAGTTATTTAAATACAAAAGAAATAGCAGGTGAACCAGTTGGAGATATAAAAGTTGTTCATTCTCCCCAGCTTAAGCCATTTAAATTAGACGGCGAAATAATCCCTAAATTGGTAGATGAAGTACCGATACTTACGGTAGCTGCATGTTTCTGCAATGGAGTTAGTGAAATCACTGGGGCAAGTGAATTACGTATTAAAGAAACAGATAGGTTAGAAGTTATGACAAGACAGCTAAGAAATATGGGAGCAAAGATTGAAGAGCATGAAGATGGGTTAACAGTATATGGTGGGAATAAACTATTAGGAACTGAAGTTGATAGTGAAACTGATCACAGAGTAGCTATGAGTTTGGCAATTGCAGCACTTTTAGCTGATGGGAATTCCACATTATCTCGTAGTAATGCGGCCTCAGTTTCTTATCCTGAATTCTGGAATGAGCTTTCAAAACTTCAGTCATAA
- a CDS encoding 2-phosphosulfolactate phosphatase family protein, which yields MELSYFHVAADVPFEKNTEVAVVIDVLRATTTIACALNNGAESVETFADISELRRKSSFCPDSKRILLGERGGVKIEGFDLGNSPVAVKPEIVKEKRLFMSTTNGTRSLEKVRDSKALYTMALINRKFVAEKLLLDRPDNVLLLGSGWEGAYSLEDSLAAGALASYILESGMCTVQVINDELSSALALWSYWENDLEGCLRQSTHGQRLQRLGNHDDDFLCCSEIDKVNVVPTQREPGVLCCI from the coding sequence ATGGAACTTTCTTATTTTCATGTTGCTGCAGATGTTCCTTTTGAAAAAAACACTGAAGTTGCTGTTGTTATTGATGTTCTTAGAGCCACAACTACAATTGCATGTGCATTAAATAATGGCGCTGAATCTGTGGAAACTTTTGCAGATATATCAGAATTGAGAAGAAAATCATCATTCTGCCCAGATTCTAAAAGGATTCTTTTAGGAGAAAGAGGAGGAGTGAAAATAGAAGGATTTGATTTGGGTAACTCTCCTGTAGCAGTAAAGCCTGAAATTGTAAAAGAAAAAAGACTATTTATGAGTACAACAAATGGAACACGTTCTTTAGAAAAAGTAAGAGATTCAAAGGCTCTTTATACAATGGCATTGATTAATCGAAAGTTTGTAGCAGAAAAATTGCTTTTAGATAGACCAGATAATGTCCTATTGCTGGGTAGTGGTTGGGAAGGTGCTTATTCTTTAGAAGATTCTCTTGCCGCTGGAGCATTGGCTTCTTATATCTTGGAATCAGGGATGTGCACAGTTCAAGTAATTAATGATGAATTAAGTTCAGCATTAGCCTTATGGTCCTATTGGGAAAATGATTTAGAAGGATGTTTAAGACAATCAACCCATGGTCAAAGACTTCAGAGACTTGGAAATCATGATGATGATTTCCTTTGTTGTTCAGAAATAGATAAAGTAAATGTTGTGCCAACACAGAGAGAGCCAGGAGTCCTATGTTGCATTTGA
- the glmU gene encoding bifunctional UDP-N-acetylglucosamine diphosphorylase/glucosamine-1-phosphate N-acetyltransferase GlmU → MLAIAILAAGKGTRMKSSNPKVLQELAGISLIERVLNTCKELNPEKLLIIIGHEAYKIKDKVGHFANIEFVYQQPQNGTGHAVQQLIPSLQGFDGDLLVLNGDVPLLKTNTIRKLILRHKQTNSSVSILTAKLPNPKGYGRVFTNSKGEVNKIVEDSDCTEIELENNLTNAGIYCFKWNQLKNVLSKLSDNNKQNEIYLTDTIKELPKSSHIEVEDLGEVYGINDKYQLSQCEELLQTQLKTYWMKQGVYFINPASSTISEHCKFGNNVIIEPQTHIRGYTTIGNNCRLGPNSFIENTSIGNNVSIFYSVVKDSILEHNVNIGPYSHIRPKTTIKSHCKIGNFVEIKKSDLGENTKINHLSYIGDTVTGKKVNIGAGTIVANFDGKDKHKTVIGNLTKTGANSVLIAPISVGNNVTIAGGSILTDNVPDNSLAIARSNQIIKKDWKSKPKNNQK, encoded by the coding sequence ATGCTTGCTATCGCAATATTAGCTGCTGGGAAGGGGACTCGAATGAAGAGCTCCAATCCTAAAGTCCTGCAAGAACTTGCAGGGATCTCACTAATTGAAAGAGTCTTAAATACATGTAAAGAACTTAATCCAGAAAAATTATTGATTATTATTGGGCACGAAGCATATAAAATTAAAGATAAAGTCGGACACTTTGCAAATATTGAATTTGTATATCAACAACCTCAAAATGGAACCGGGCATGCTGTTCAACAATTAATTCCTTCATTACAAGGTTTTGATGGAGACTTACTTGTACTTAACGGAGATGTTCCATTATTAAAAACAAACACCATTAGAAAGCTAATCCTAAGACATAAGCAGACTAACTCTAGTGTATCAATATTAACTGCCAAGCTTCCTAACCCAAAAGGTTATGGAAGGGTATTTACTAATTCAAAGGGTGAAGTAAATAAAATAGTCGAAGATAGTGACTGCACAGAAATAGAGCTAGAAAACAATCTGACAAATGCAGGTATATATTGTTTTAAATGGAATCAACTCAAGAATGTATTATCAAAGCTATCTGATAATAATAAGCAAAATGAAATCTATCTAACAGATACAATTAAAGAATTACCTAAATCAAGTCATATTGAAGTAGAAGATCTAGGAGAAGTTTATGGAATTAATGACAAATATCAGCTATCACAATGCGAAGAATTACTTCAAACACAATTAAAAACTTATTGGATGAAGCAAGGTGTTTATTTTATAAACCCAGCAAGCTCAACAATTAGTGAACACTGCAAGTTTGGAAATAATGTGATAATAGAACCACAAACTCATATAAGAGGCTATACAACAATTGGAAACAATTGTAGGTTAGGTCCTAATAGTTTTATTGAGAATACAAGTATTGGTAATAATGTATCTATTTTTTATTCTGTAGTAAAAGATTCAATTTTAGAACATAATGTAAACATTGGACCATACTCACATATTCGTCCAAAAACTACAATTAAAAGTCATTGTAAGATTGGAAATTTTGTTGAGATAAAAAAAAGTGACCTAGGAGAAAATACAAAAATCAATCACTTAAGTTATATAGGTGATACTGTAACAGGCAAAAAAGTAAATATTGGAGCAGGTACTATAGTCGCTAACTTTGATGGTAAAGATAAACACAAAACAGTAATTGGCAACCTAACTAAAACTGGTGCAAATTCTGTTCTTATTGCTCCAATTTCAGTCGGAAATAATGTAACTATCGCAGGTGGTTCCATACTTACTGACAACGTCCCAGATAATTCATTAGCAATAGCGAGATCAAATCAAATAATTAAAAAAGATTGGAAGTCTAAACCTAAAAACAATCAAAAATAA
- a CDS encoding UbiD family decarboxylase, with protein sequence MIFFQRGPSTNDMRDFLNLLEKKGQLKKISKPVSPDLELAAISDRVLGMGGPALLFENVIGSKIPIAINLLGTTDRIAWSMGLQSIDELEKLGEKLSSLQQPEPPKTLKKTFEFGGILWDLLKARPDLDLIPPCQQKVLLNDEVNLDSLPLIRPWPGDASGVITFGLVITKDPETKTPNVGVYRLQRQSTRSMTVHWLSVRGGARHLRKAAERGEKLEIAVAIGVHPLILMAAATPIPVALSEWLFAGLYAGEGVRLCNCKTIDLQVPSHSEIVLEGTITPGEEKEDGPFGDHMGFYGNSENSPLINFHCITHRENPIFLTTFSGRPPKEEAMMAIALNRIYTPILRRQITEIVDFFLPMDALSYKIAIISIDKSFPGQAKRAAMAFWSALPQFTYTKFVVVVDSIIKVRDPRQVIWAISSLVDPQRDLLIMENTPFDSLDFASEKIGLGGRLAIDATTKIGPEKNHDWGEPLSHSEELKQKVDSRWDELGLSDIDSKEPDPSLFGYVINEINRLNQITNS encoded by the coding sequence ATGATTTTCTTTCAAAGAGGTCCTTCAACAAACGACATGAGAGATTTCCTAAATCTCTTAGAGAAAAAAGGGCAATTAAAAAAAATATCAAAGCCTGTAAGCCCTGACCTTGAGCTCGCCGCAATAAGCGATCGTGTACTAGGAATGGGTGGCCCTGCTCTATTATTTGAAAACGTTATTGGATCAAAAATTCCTATTGCAATAAATCTTCTAGGAACAACCGATAGAATTGCTTGGAGTATGGGCCTTCAATCCATAGATGAACTTGAAAAACTTGGGGAAAAGTTATCATCTTTACAACAGCCTGAACCACCTAAAACTTTAAAAAAAACATTTGAATTTGGAGGTATTCTCTGGGATTTATTGAAAGCAAGGCCTGATCTAGATCTTATTCCTCCTTGCCAACAAAAAGTATTACTAAATGATGAGGTAAACCTCGATTCTCTACCATTAATTAGACCATGGCCAGGTGATGCTAGTGGAGTAATTACATTTGGACTAGTTATCACAAAGGATCCTGAAACAAAAACCCCTAATGTTGGGGTTTATAGGCTACAACGTCAATCTACACGAAGCATGACAGTCCATTGGTTGAGTGTGAGAGGTGGAGCACGTCATCTTAGGAAGGCTGCAGAAAGGGGAGAAAAACTTGAGATAGCTGTTGCCATAGGAGTTCACCCTCTTATTTTAATGGCCGCAGCTACACCTATTCCTGTTGCGCTCAGTGAATGGCTTTTCGCAGGACTATATGCTGGCGAAGGAGTTAGATTATGTAATTGCAAAACAATAGATCTACAAGTCCCAAGTCATAGCGAAATTGTTCTTGAAGGCACAATAACTCCTGGAGAGGAGAAGGAAGACGGCCCATTTGGAGATCATATGGGTTTTTATGGAAATAGCGAAAATTCCCCCTTAATCAATTTTCATTGCATAACTCATAGAGAAAATCCTATATTCTTAACAACCTTTAGTGGTAGGCCACCTAAAGAAGAAGCAATGATGGCTATTGCATTAAATAGAATATATACGCCTATTCTACGTAGACAAATAACTGAGATCGTCGACTTCTTCCTTCCTATGGATGCATTAAGCTATAAGATAGCCATCATATCCATAGACAAATCATTCCCTGGCCAAGCAAAAAGAGCAGCAATGGCCTTCTGGAGTGCATTGCCTCAATTTACATATACTAAATTTGTAGTTGTAGTAGACTCAATTATTAAAGTCAGAGATCCTCGACAAGTCATTTGGGCAATATCAAGTTTAGTAGACCCACAAAGAGATCTTTTAATAATGGAAAACACACCGTTCGACAGTCTCGATTTTGCTAGTGAGAAAATAGGATTAGGTGGAAGACTTGCAATAGATGCTACAACAAAGATAGGTCCAGAAAAAAATCATGACTGGGGTGAACCACTTTCACACTCAGAAGAACTTAAACAAAAAGTTGATTCTAGATGGGATGAGTTGGGTCTTTCAGATATCGACTCAAAAGAACCAGACCCATCTTTATTTGGATATGTAATAAATGAAATTAATAGATTAAATCAAATAACAAATTCCTAA
- a CDS encoding HAD family hydrolase yields MKQPKAFLFDLDGVLLDTEPLNKLAWTETSRSFGAEPSNIQLKSLLGRRKIECANDLIKWSDKKITVDEVLIVYNSIHKKILKDVKAIPWAEELVNFCVGSKIPIALVTSSTRSSATFKSINHKWLELIKIRIYGDDPSLKKGKPNPDPYLLAANKLGINAKSCWALEDSLAGAQSALDAKCKVWILKNIEILDFLENKSDSNPIYVNNLLEIIKELEN; encoded by the coding sequence ATGAAACAACCAAAAGCATTTCTTTTTGACCTTGATGGAGTCCTTCTTGATACAGAACCATTAAATAAACTTGCTTGGACTGAAACTTCTAGATCATTTGGAGCTGAACCTTCCAATATTCAATTAAAATCCTTATTAGGTCGAAGGAAAATCGAATGTGCTAATGATTTAATAAAATGGTCAGATAAAAAAATAACCGTTGATGAAGTACTTATTGTATATAATTCAATTCATAAAAAAATACTTAAAGATGTAAAGGCAATTCCTTGGGCCGAAGAACTTGTAAATTTTTGTGTTGGAAGTAAAATACCTATAGCTCTTGTAACAAGTAGCACAAGATCTTCTGCAACTTTTAAAAGTATTAATCACAAGTGGTTAGAACTTATTAAAATTAGAATCTATGGGGATGATCCTTCTTTAAAAAAAGGTAAACCTAATCCTGATCCCTATCTTTTAGCAGCAAATAAACTTGGAATAAATGCTAAATCTTGTTGGGCTTTAGAAGATTCTTTAGCAGGTGCACAATCAGCTTTAGATGCTAAATGTAAAGTATGGATTCTTAAAAATATAGAAATATTAGATTTTCTCGAAAATAAATCTGATTCAAACCCAATTTATGTTAATAATCTACTTGAAATAATAAAAGAATTAGAGAATTAG
- a CDS encoding MnmC family methyltransferase, protein MSEWNIKTSKGKLFWGDARQKVGNIPEQTTFDLIFLDPFSPKQCPELWSEDFLHKLIGKLTHNGRILTYSRAAAIRGSLRRGGLEIKSLSPNSSTSKEWSLGTIGIKGFTKNKHSLWNCLSKMEEEHLLTRAGVPYRDPTGQSISTEILKRRENEQNQCNLKSTNSWRKRWIKTNISPKR, encoded by the coding sequence ATGAGCGAATGGAATATCAAAACAAGTAAAGGTAAGTTATTTTGGGGTGATGCGCGACAAAAAGTTGGCAATATCCCAGAACAGACTACTTTTGACCTAATTTTTCTAGACCCCTTCTCTCCCAAACAATGTCCTGAACTATGGAGCGAAGACTTCTTACATAAGCTAATAGGAAAATTAACACATAATGGAAGAATACTTACTTATTCAAGAGCCGCAGCAATCAGAGGTAGTTTAAGAAGAGGTGGTCTAGAGATAAAATCACTTTCTCCTAATAGCTCTACATCAAAAGAATGGAGCCTAGGCACAATAGGTATTAAAGGTTTTACAAAAAATAAGCATTCATTATGGAATTGTCTTAGCAAAATGGAAGAAGAGCATTTATTAACCCGAGCAGGAGTACCATATAGAGATCCAACAGGACAATCAATATCAACTGAAATATTAAAAAGAAGAGAAAATGAACAAAACCAATGTAATTTAAAATCTACAAATTCATGGAGAAAACGATGGATAAAGACAAATATCAGCCCAAAACGTTAG
- a CDS encoding carbon-nitrogen hydrolase family protein: MSDFLAAAVQLTSTSNIEGNFSAAEEQIELASRRGADLVGLPENFAFIGEDQHRLEISSTLAEKCSQFLITMARRYQVVLLGGGFPVPAGDGQRTLNRAELVGCDGQLLGRYDKIHLFDVDLPDGNKYQESETIVSGKELPSVIDIPGLCKVGLSICYDVRFPELFRYLVDEGAELLMIPAAFTAFTGKDHWQVLLQSRAIENTAYVVAPAQTGEHYRRRQSHGHAMIIDPWGTVLADAGVEPGASIAPVDTARVKSIRSQMPCLKHRKKDLF, from the coding sequence TTGTCTGATTTTTTAGCGGCTGCAGTTCAATTGACAAGCACCTCAAATATAGAGGGGAATTTTTCTGCTGCTGAAGAGCAAATAGAATTAGCCTCACGAAGAGGTGCTGATCTGGTTGGCCTCCCTGAGAATTTTGCATTTATAGGAGAAGATCAACACAGATTAGAAATTTCTTCAACACTTGCTGAAAAGTGCAGTCAGTTTCTTATAACCATGGCTCGCAGATATCAAGTGGTTTTATTAGGAGGAGGATTCCCTGTCCCTGCAGGAGATGGTCAACGCACATTGAATCGTGCAGAACTTGTTGGTTGTGATGGACAGCTTCTTGGACGTTATGACAAGATTCATCTTTTTGATGTTGATTTGCCTGATGGGAATAAATATCAAGAATCAGAAACTATTGTTTCAGGTAAAGAATTGCCTTCTGTTATTGATATCCCAGGTTTATGCAAAGTAGGTTTGTCAATTTGCTATGACGTCAGATTTCCTGAATTGTTTCGATACTTAGTTGATGAAGGAGCTGAGTTATTAATGATTCCAGCAGCATTCACTGCATTTACAGGAAAAGATCATTGGCAAGTACTTCTTCAATCAAGAGCAATAGAAAATACTGCTTATGTAGTAGCTCCTGCACAAACAGGTGAGCATTATCGTCGTCGCCAAAGTCATGGACATGCAATGATTATTGATCCTTGGGGAACTGTTCTTGCTGATGCTGGAGTTGAACCTGGAGCTTCTATTGCTCCCGTAGATACAGCCAGAGTTAAAAGTATTAGGAGTCAGATGCCTTGTTTAAAGCATAGAAAAAAGGATCTTTTTTAA
- a CDS encoding N-acetylmuramoyl-L-alanine amidase — translation MSFIKAKSLLIVVFCSSLFSFSFPIPSFAASVLAAWRITTNGVLKLRTKEGVPLDAFFQSGYANTGDRVWIDFPGELIQPRKIKGNGPIKEIRLGKPYKGNTRLVVEFEPYVALNPSKLVLLGTSPNLWELNFHDLNVNGLSDIGEGVLVKSSIDRSNLSSRNTSFNYSLSSSSLPSVQRNVYRVVIDPGHGGSDPGAIGINGIRENDIVLEISKDVSRLLKEKGVEVVLTRNKNIDLELTERVLIANRIRANAFISIHANATRGYRRDVNGIETYFFAGYRGKQLAKKIQREVLNVSSGSPDRGVRQSRFFVIKQTNMPAALVEVGFLTGRIDARRLSQKNHRRKLAYAISKGILNYLKGGY, via the coding sequence ATGAGCTTTATTAAGGCAAAATCATTATTGATTGTTGTTTTTTGTAGCTCATTATTTTCTTTTTCTTTTCCTATTCCTTCGTTTGCGGCCAGTGTATTAGCAGCTTGGAGAATTACTACAAATGGTGTTCTTAAATTACGTACAAAAGAAGGAGTTCCTTTAGATGCCTTTTTTCAATCTGGTTACGCCAATACAGGAGATAGGGTATGGATAGATTTTCCAGGAGAATTAATTCAACCTAGGAAAATTAAGGGTAATGGACCTATTAAGGAGATAAGACTTGGAAAGCCTTATAAAGGTAACACTAGATTAGTAGTTGAATTTGAACCTTATGTAGCTCTTAATCCATCTAAATTAGTACTTTTAGGAACTTCACCTAATCTATGGGAATTAAATTTTCATGACTTAAATGTTAATGGTCTATCCGATATAGGAGAAGGGGTTCTAGTTAAATCTTCTATAGATAGATCTAATTTAAGTTCAAGAAATACTTCGTTTAATTATTCTTTAAGTTCCTCATCTTTGCCAAGTGTTCAAAGAAATGTTTATAGAGTTGTTATTGATCCTGGTCATGGAGGTAGTGACCCTGGAGCTATTGGAATAAATGGTATTAGAGAAAATGATATTGTTTTAGAAATTTCAAAAGATGTTTCTAGGCTTTTAAAAGAAAAAGGAGTAGAGGTTGTGCTCACTAGAAATAAGAATATTGACCTTGAATTGACGGAAAGAGTGTTAATAGCTAATAGGATTAGGGCAAATGCCTTTATTAGTATTCATGCAAATGCAACACGAGGTTATCGGAGAGATGTTAATGGCATAGAAACTTATTTTTTTGCTGGTTATAGGGGAAAGCAGCTAGCCAAGAAAATTCAAAGAGAAGTTCTTAATGTTTCTTCAGGTAGTCCAGATAGGGGTGTTAGACAAAGTCGTTTTTTTGTAATTAAGCAAACAAATATGCCTGCTGCTCTTGTTGAGGTTGGTTTTTTAACTGGGAGAATTGATGCAAGAAGGCTTTCTCAAAAAAATCATAGAAGAAAACTTGCTTATGCAATTTCAAAGGGAATACTTAACTATCTGAAGGGGGGCTATTGA